A window from Nodularia sp. NIES-3585 encodes these proteins:
- a CDS encoding RNA-guided endonuclease TnpB family protein, which produces MALRRATFRLYPTKKINETLHYHRKLHKDLYNAAVYHRQTEYQKFGKSIKYLDQQNCLPAFKEQWTEYKNINSQALQATLKRVDFAFNRFFTGLSKHPKFKSIRHYSGWTYASLTGWKVHSIGDNGYLELAKIGQIQMRGKTRLWGTPKTCDIVYRNGKWYASIALEIDHELLKNSRQTNTGTIAIDLGCKDAIAWTNGDKDGLIEAPRFLRKAEQQIKKLSKSKRRKRSPNYKKKQKASRRWKKAQSKVTKLCRQVANKRQDWVHQVTTQIISGNSMVVTEELEVKKMTSKAKKGKRKKQKAGLNKSILDVGMGMIRSALKYKLQDVQGVFLEVPTKKVKPSQTCPKCGHQEKKNLDQRVHVCANCGYTQQRDIAAAEVMLVWSQNNLPGLGTSLVDADGSSTTKKRRVTGSLRQLSQVKRQKSQPTGGDVETPPSTT; this is translated from the coding sequence TTGGCATTACGTAGAGCAACCTTTAGGCTTTATCCCACAAAGAAAATAAATGAAACATTGCACTACCATCGCAAGTTGCACAAAGACTTGTACAATGCTGCTGTTTATCACCGTCAAACCGAATATCAAAAATTTGGTAAATCAATCAAATATTTAGACCAACAAAATTGTTTGCCAGCATTCAAGGAGCAGTGGACAGAATATAAAAATATCAATTCCCAAGCATTACAAGCAACTCTAAAAAGAGTTGATTTTGCATTCAACAGATTCTTTACGGGTTTATCAAAACACCCTAAATTCAAATCAATTAGGCATTATTCTGGTTGGACATATGCATCGTTAACAGGATGGAAAGTACACTCAATTGGTGATAATGGTTATTTGGAATTAGCAAAGATTGGTCAAATTCAAATGCGTGGTAAAACTAGGTTATGGGGAACTCCTAAAACCTGTGATATTGTTTACCGCAATGGTAAATGGTATGCCTCTATTGCATTAGAGATTGATCATGAACTACTCAAAAATAGTCGTCAAACCAATACCGGGACAATAGCAATTGATTTAGGGTGTAAAGATGCAATTGCTTGGACTAATGGTGATAAAGATGGACTAATTGAAGCACCGAGATTTTTGAGAAAAGCAGAACAGCAAATCAAAAAACTCAGTAAATCAAAACGTCGTAAACGCTCACCTAACTACAAGAAAAAACAGAAAGCTTCTAGAAGATGGAAAAAAGCACAGTCAAAAGTCACCAAATTATGTCGTCAGGTTGCTAACAAAAGACAGGACTGGGTACATCAAGTTACAACACAAATAATAAGCGGTAATAGCATGGTTGTAACTGAAGAACTGGAAGTTAAGAAAATGACCTCCAAGGCTAAAAAAGGTAAGCGCAAAAAACAAAAAGCTGGACTAAATAAGTCAATTCTTGATGTAGGTATGGGAATGATAAGGAGTGCCTTGAAATATAAATTACAAGATGTTCAAGGCGTGTTTTTAGAAGTACCTACCAAGAAGGTAAAACCATCTCAAACTTGTCCTAAATGTGGGCATCAAGAAAAGAAAAATTTAGACCAGCGTGTTCATGTTTGTGCTAATTGTGGTTATACCCAACAGCGCGATATTGCTGCTGCTGAGGTAATGCTTGTTTGGAGTCAAAATAATCTACCGGGGTTAGGAACTAGCCTCGTAGACGCTGATGGGAGTAGCACTACCAAAAAACGTCGGGTAACTGGCAGTTTGAGGCAACTATCCCAGGTGAAGCGTCAGAAATCTCAACCTACTGGTGGGGATGTAGAAACCCCACCCTCAACAACGTAG
- the iscB gene encoding RNA-guided endonuclease IscB, with the protein MCKVFVIDTNKRPINPIHSAQARQLLRNKKAAIYRRFPFTIILKESRPYAPVADLRIKVDPGAKTTGIALVNDATGEVVFAAELKHRGFAIRDALTSRRQLRRGRRNRQTRYRKPRFLNRTRPEEWLAPSLMSRVHNVETWVNRLSKFAPITEISTELVKFDMQLMRQPEIEGKEYQQGTLAGYETREYLLEKWNRQCAYCGVKDLPLQIEHIHPRSKGGSNSITNLTLSCEKCNIKKGTKDIKDFLKKDPSKLQKILAQAKKPLADATAVNATRYKLLEVLKSTGLTIECGSGGLTKFNRTSQQLVKTHWLDAACVGKSTPILNIKGIKPLLITANGHGNRQMCGTDKFGFPSRHRTNKQIHFGFQTGDIIKAVVTSGKKVGEYLGRVLCRATGSFDIATKTGRISGISHKYCSAIHKKDGYSYVF; encoded by the coding sequence ATGTGCAAAGTTTTTGTAATTGATACCAACAAAAGACCAATAAATCCAATACATTCAGCACAAGCAAGACAACTATTAAGAAATAAAAAGGCAGCGATTTATCGCCGCTTTCCGTTCACAATAATTCTCAAAGAATCTAGACCATACGCACCTGTAGCTGACTTGAGAATTAAGGTAGACCCTGGTGCTAAAACCACAGGTATAGCATTAGTTAACGATGCAACTGGCGAAGTAGTTTTTGCTGCTGAATTAAAGCATAGAGGTTTTGCAATTAGGGATGCTCTTACCTCAAGGAGACAATTAAGACGTGGCAGAAGAAATCGCCAAACCCGTTACAGAAAACCAAGATTCTTAAACAGAACACGCCCAGAAGAATGGTTAGCCCCTAGCCTTATGAGTCGGGTTCACAATGTTGAAACATGGGTAAACAGATTGAGTAAATTTGCACCAATCACAGAGATTAGTACCGAATTAGTCAAGTTTGATATGCAATTAATGCGTCAGCCGGAAATTGAAGGCAAGGAATATCAGCAAGGTACTTTGGCAGGTTATGAAACTAGAGAATACTTGCTTGAAAAATGGAATCGGCAATGCGCTTATTGTGGTGTCAAAGACTTACCTTTACAAATTGAACATATTCACCCACGCTCAAAAGGAGGTTCTAATTCAATCACTAACCTTACTTTAAGTTGCGAAAAATGCAACATCAAAAAAGGAACTAAGGATATTAAGGATTTCCTCAAAAAAGACCCTAGCAAGTTACAGAAAATCTTGGCACAAGCTAAGAAACCGTTAGCTGATGCAACAGCAGTTAATGCTACCAGATACAAGCTATTGGAGGTGTTAAAGTCAACAGGATTAACCATTGAATGTGGCTCAGGAGGTCTAACAAAGTTCAATAGAACTAGTCAACAATTAGTCAAAACTCATTGGCTTGATGCCGCTTGTGTTGGCAAATCAACACCAATATTAAATATCAAAGGCATTAAACCATTGTTGATTACTGCTAATGGTCATGGCAATCGTCAAATGTGCGGTACTGATAAATTCGGCTTTCCAAGTCGTCACCGTACAAATAAACAAATCCATTTTGGGTTTCAAACTGGAGACATTATTAAAGCGGTTGTTACCAGTGGTAAAAAAGTTGGCGAATATTTAGGACGGGTTTTGTGTCGTGCCACGGGTAGTTTTGATATTGCTACCAAGACAGGAAGAATTTCAGGTATCAGTCACAAATATTGTTCAGCAATTCACAAAAAGGATGGATATAGTTATGTCTTTTGA
- a CDS encoding Uma2 family endonuclease, with translation MFQPLVEPISFEEFLEWKPENGRYELHKGVIVEMQPTGDHELVRAFLIRELNFEIRRINLAYSIPGQALVKAVDKKSGYIPDVLVLNTPNLVNEPLWRKSSTVTQAESIPLVVEIVSTNWRDDYFLKFGEYEEMGIPEYWIVDYAALGGKRFIGNPKQPTISIYSLVEGEYQLTQFRGNDRIQSLTFSELNLTAEQVFQAALGEKS, from the coding sequence ATGTTTCAACCTTTAGTTGAGCCAATATCTTTTGAAGAATTCCTGGAGTGGAAACCAGAAAACGGCAGGTATGAATTACATAAAGGAGTCATAGTCGAAATGCAGCCAACAGGGGATCATGAGTTGGTTAGAGCATTTCTGATTAGAGAACTCAATTTTGAAATTCGCAGGATTAATCTAGCTTATTCAATTCCTGGACAAGCCTTAGTCAAAGCAGTAGATAAAAAATCGGGCTATATTCCAGATGTATTGGTATTGAATACACCGAATTTAGTTAATGAACCACTTTGGAGAAAATCATCAACAGTTACTCAAGCAGAATCAATTCCATTAGTAGTAGAAATTGTCAGTACAAATTGGCGTGATGATTATTTCCTGAAATTTGGGGAATACGAAGAAATGGGTATTCCCGAATATTGGATTGTTGACTATGCTGCTCTTGGTGGAAAGCGGTTTATAGGGAACCCTAAGCAACCAACTATATCAATTTATAGTTTAGTTGAAGGAGAATATCAACTAACTCAGTTTCGGGGAAATGATCGTATTCAATCACTCACTTTTTCAGAGCTAAATTTGACTGCTGAACAAGTTTTTCAGGCGGCTTTAGGTGAAAAATCCTGA
- a CDS encoding DNA/RNA non-specific endonuclease, protein MIANFWQKLYRNGWVTGLVIVLLITFNTLFSAKGATTVEGFESGSKGSYAAADVTLSTGVWNLNDALIGNLAGDAKSGTKSTRIRNSGRATMKFNRTTGAGTVTIKHGKYGSDANTTWQLWCSTNSGSSWSQIGSTVTTSSTTLQTATFTPNISGTVRCEVRKTDGTSNRTNIDDITITDYGTSGGGGGSASVHLTMGNPSSAGTSNLNNYLLDKPQYAVGYNCSLGRPNWVSWQLNNSWLGSTPRQDDFRADTTLPSGCYQVKSTDFSGSGFDRGHMTPSADRTSTVAVNSSTFLMSNMIAQAPDNNQGVWANLENYSRTLVGQGKELHIISGGHGTGGTGSNGTSNTIANGNVTVPNRTWKIIVVLDTPGSGVSGVTTLTRVIAVNIPNAQGVRNDDWRNYRVSVDTLESLTGYDFLSEVPTSIQSVIEAQIDSF, encoded by the coding sequence ATGATAGCGAATTTCTGGCAGAAACTTTATCGTAATGGTTGGGTGACAGGATTAGTAATAGTTTTACTAATTACCTTCAACACCCTATTCAGTGCAAAAGGTGCGACGACGGTTGAGGGTTTTGAATCAGGTTCAAAAGGCAGTTATGCAGCAGCTGATGTCACCCTTAGCACAGGTGTTTGGAATCTCAATGATGCCTTGATTGGGAATTTAGCCGGTGATGCTAAAAGTGGAACCAAATCTACCCGCATTCGCAACAGCGGCAGGGCAACGATGAAATTTAACCGCACTACCGGGGCAGGTACAGTAACCATTAAGCATGGAAAGTATGGTAGTGATGCTAATACAACTTGGCAGTTATGGTGTTCAACCAATAGTGGTAGTTCATGGTCACAAATAGGTTCAACAGTTACAACAAGTTCTACAACTTTACAGACTGCAACTTTCACGCCTAATATCTCTGGTACAGTACGCTGCGAAGTCCGTAAGACTGATGGTACTAGCAATAGAACCAACATTGATGATATTACCATTACTGATTATGGTACTTCAGGTGGTGGCGGCGGTAGCGCAAGTGTTCATCTAACAATGGGTAATCCCAGTAGTGCTGGGACTTCCAACTTGAATAATTATTTGCTTGATAAACCACAATATGCAGTTGGGTACAATTGCTCACTAGGACGACCTAATTGGGTCTCTTGGCAGCTAAATAATAGTTGGTTAGGTTCAACTCCCAGACAGGATGATTTTCGTGCAGACACTACCTTACCTTCTGGATGTTATCAAGTTAAATCTACTGATTTCAGTGGTAGCGGATTTGATCGGGGTCACATGACTCCTAGTGCTGACAGAACTAGCACAGTTGCAGTTAATTCCAGCACCTTTTTAATGAGTAACATGATTGCTCAAGCACCCGATAATAATCAGGGGGTTTGGGCTAACTTAGAGAACTACTCCAGAACCTTAGTAGGTCAAGGGAAAGAACTTCATATAATTTCTGGTGGACATGGAACGGGTGGTACTGGCAGCAATGGAACATCTAATACTATTGCTAATGGTAATGTTACAGTTCCCAATCGCACTTGGAAAATTATAGTTGTTCTCGATACTCCTGGGTCTGGAGTCTCTGGTGTTACAACATTGACAAGAGTGATTGCTGTTAATATCCCCAATGCCCAAGGGGTTCGGAATGATGACTGGAGAAATTATAGAGTTTCCGTAGACACCCTTGAGTCTCTAACTGGCTACGATTTCCTCTCAGAAGTTCCAACATCTATTCAGTCTGTGATTGAAGCGCAAATTGATAGTTTCTAA
- a CDS encoding nuclease A inhibitor family protein, which produces MANTIIDQLKKATDGLLMMSESEYPFEIIFWEEKEPLTNPKILQLTNHPQDSPIEEVELEYFLRNCAFDKEWHDEIQKEDVKKFKVLLQTLKDNLNEIKVYRVGNISIDVYILGRTSDENLAGVSTKIIET; this is translated from the coding sequence ATGGCTAACACTATTATTGACCAGTTGAAAAAGGCTACAGACGGCTTATTGATGATGAGCGAGTCAGAATATCCGTTTGAAATTATTTTCTGGGAAGAAAAAGAACCTTTAACAAATCCAAAAATCCTCCAATTAACGAATCATCCTCAAGATTCACCAATAGAGGAAGTTGAATTAGAATATTTCTTGAGAAATTGTGCCTTTGACAAAGAGTGGCATGACGAAATCCAAAAGGAAGACGTTAAAAAATTTAAAGTCCTTCTTCAAACCCTTAAAGATAACTTAAATGAAATCAAGGTTTATAGAGTAGGTAATATCAGCATTGATGTTTACATTCTTGGTAGAACTTCAGATGAAAACTTAGCAGGAGTATCAACAAAAATTATTGAAACCTAG
- a CDS encoding pentapeptide repeat-containing protein: MTRKDLPRQNFKWCSFKDKDLEGNNFSKADIRGTDFTNANLRGANFSKADIRGANFTNANLRSANFSHVVIAGVEYQWAFYLALVLFLFVGLLRFFLYIINYSVPLIFQASSLENQIASFSSLSLLITFFFVTIILGIEAGLKALLFAGFIVVLIFNGVKSVAAFTGFASVAVAVAVAIVGSVAVAVSIAIFTEAIAATLVVVMIVAVVVIAAISFAKVALTQIGAVALIVALIVILVLFSFYIGWQAMKGDEKYSLIRNIAVAIAAFGGTSFRNANLTDANFTGATLKSTDFRKANLTRTCFNKTKKLDRVRPGTTYLQNAQLRKVLVTGQGQDKNFDREDLRGVNFQGANLVDASFMGADLSQANLQDADLSRAKLVQAQLNGTDFTGATLTGAYIQDWGITTDTNFDGVRCEYVYMRLPTKENPQPLRKPDNHKEVFADGEFGDFIKPIFDTLDLYHNQDVDPRAIAISFKQLAENYPDAELEIVAMEKRGEDKFLLRAKTAARADKSQLSAEYFDSYNEIKGLPKGENNLLLAEKDSRIRSLETMVITALQSPKFYAEHYNNQGDTTMAGERNINTGGGNYNESIEGDYIQRDKVNTMTNNPGSFSIGGSVGGNVNNVQGDNNRAVQGDNNQAVLGDNNQVTQQNQVGADTAEALTKEDIVKLLAQLETLIQGAELPADTKEEVIEDLSAAKKATDKEEPNKKRALDRLTTVTETLEKTTKTVDSGKKLWNSAKPIIVKVAGWLGAAAGSSLLGL; encoded by the coding sequence GTGACACGCAAAGACCTCCCCCGGCAAAATTTCAAATGGTGTTCCTTCAAAGATAAAGATTTGGAGGGGAATAACTTTAGCAAGGCGGATATTAGAGGGACGGATTTTACTAACGCTAACCTGAGAGGCGCAAACTTTAGCAAGGCGGATATTAGAGGAGCAAATTTTACTAACGCTAACTTGAGAAGCGCAAACTTTAGTCATGTTGTCATAGCTGGAGTGGAATACCAGTGGGCATTTTACCTAGCGTTGGTCTTGTTTTTATTTGTGGGACTGTTAAGATTCTTTTTGTATATAATTAATTACTCTGTGCCGTTAATATTTCAAGCTTCCAGTCTGGAAAATCAGATTGCAAGCTTTAGTAGTTTAAGCCTATTAATCACCTTCTTTTTCGTTACGATTATTCTTGGAATAGAAGCTGGTTTAAAAGCTTTACTTTTTGCAGGATTCATAGTCGTCTTAATCTTTAATGGAGTTAAAAGTGTAGCTGCCTTCACTGGATTTGCGTCCGTAGCTGTAGCTGTAGCCGTAGCCATAGTAGGATCTGTAGCCGTAGCAGTATCTATAGCAATATTCACTGAAGCTATAGCCGCAACCCTAGTCGTAGTCATGATCGTTGCTGTAGTTGTAATTGCAGCTATATCCTTTGCTAAGGTTGCACTCACCCAAATAGGGGCAGTTGCTTTAATCGTAGCTTTAATCGTAATCTTAGTATTATTTAGCTTTTACATTGGCTGGCAAGCAATGAAGGGAGATGAAAAATACTCTTTGATTCGGAACATCGCTGTTGCTATTGCAGCCTTCGGTGGTACAAGCTTTCGCAATGCCAACTTAACAGATGCTAATTTCACAGGAGCCACACTTAAAAGTACAGACTTTAGAAAAGCTAATCTGACTCGCACTTGTTTCAACAAAACTAAAAAACTTGACCGTGTTCGTCCTGGCACAACTTACCTGCAAAACGCTCAACTGCGTAAAGTTTTGGTGACAGGTCAAGGACAAGACAAGAATTTTGACCGTGAGGACTTACGGGGGGTCAATTTTCAAGGAGCCAATTTGGTAGATGCCAGTTTTATGGGTGCTGACCTGAGCCAAGCCAACTTACAAGATGCAGATTTATCCAGAGCCAAATTAGTACAGGCACAACTTAACGGCACGGATTTTACAGGCGCTACGCTCACCGGGGCATACATTCAAGATTGGGGCATTACCACTGACACCAATTTTGATGGAGTGAGATGTGAATACGTTTATATGCGACTCCCCACAAAAGAGAATCCTCAACCCCTCCGCAAACCCGATAACCACAAGGAAGTGTTTGCAGATGGTGAGTTCGGGGATTTTATCAAGCCAATATTTGACACCCTTGACCTGTATCATAACCAAGATGTTGACCCCAGAGCGATCGCAATTTCATTCAAGCAGTTGGCAGAAAATTACCCAGATGCCGAATTAGAAATTGTGGCGATGGAAAAACGAGGTGAAGATAAATTTTTACTTCGTGCCAAAACCGCAGCTAGGGCTGACAAGTCCCAACTGAGTGCAGAATATTTTGATAGTTATAACGAGATAAAAGGCTTGCCAAAGGGAGAAAATAATTTACTACTAGCAGAAAAAGATAGCAGAATTCGTAGTTTAGAAACTATGGTAATAACTGCGCTACAAAGTCCTAAATTTTACGCTGAACATTATAATAACCAAGGAGATACAACAATGGCTGGCGAGCGCAATATCAACACAGGTGGCGGTAACTACAATGAAAGTATTGAAGGTGATTATATACAACGCGATAAGGTAAATACTATGACTAATAATCCAGGTAGCTTTTCAATTGGTGGTTCTGTCGGCGGCAACGTCAACAATGTCCAAGGTGATAACAATCGCGCAGTGCAAGGAGACAATAATCAGGCTGTTCTTGGTGACAATAATCAAGTAACGCAACAAAATCAAGTGGGTGCAGATACCGCAGAAGCGCTCACTAAAGAGGATATTGTCAAGTTACTGGCACAATTAGAAACTTTGATTCAAGGTGCAGAATTACCAGCCGACACCAAAGAAGAAGTAATTGAAGATTTGAGCGCTGCAAAGAAAGCAACGGACAAAGAAGAACCGAATAAGAAACGAGCATTAGACCGTTTGACAACGGTGACAGAAACCCTGGAAAAAACAACTAAGACTGTGGATTCTGGGAAAAAACTTTGGAATTCTGCCAAGCCAATTATTGTAAAAGTTGCTGGCTGGTTAGGTGCGGCGGCTGGTTCATCTCTTTTGGGATTATAG
- a CDS encoding ISAs1 family transposase, giving the protein MSQGFETKSADATKNFGRHRQPTQVANIGSIQQSLVEHFSDIKDPRVERTKKHQLTDILVIAILAVIAGAQGWEDIENYGISKQQWLEEFLALPNGIPSDDTFRRVFEFINPEALNRCFLSWVETLVTKMGGEIIPIDGKTIRGSYDRNQGKSALHVISAWSSEQHLVLAQMKVEDKSNEITAIPALLELLDITGAIITIDAMGTQTEIAKKIIDKKADYVLALKANHPTLCSQVREWFETALADNFQGIDISYDKRIEKGHHRTEIREVWTVPVTAIGKLYQPKLWVGLQSVVMVVRVRHLWNKTTREVQFYLTSLNSDAQLIGRAIRKHWGIENEAHWTLDCTFSEDACRIRSFHSPQNFSVLRRIALNALNREQSYKRSLRQKMKRTAMDNDYMIQVLSSCFITNTLDSSDSLCQA; this is encoded by the coding sequence ATGTCACAAGGCTTTGAAACTAAATCTGCTGATGCTACGAAAAATTTTGGTCGTCACAGACAGCCAACACAAGTGGCAAACATCGGCAGTATTCAACAGAGTTTAGTGGAGCATTTCTCTGATATCAAAGACCCAAGAGTAGAGAGAACCAAAAAACATCAACTTACAGACATCTTAGTCATTGCGATTCTGGCAGTCATAGCAGGAGCGCAAGGATGGGAAGATATCGAGAATTACGGTATCAGTAAGCAACAGTGGTTAGAAGAGTTCTTAGCACTACCAAACGGAATTCCGTCAGATGATACTTTCCGTCGGGTGTTTGAGTTCATCAACCCAGAGGCATTAAATCGATGTTTTCTTAGTTGGGTAGAAACCTTGGTCACCAAGATGGGGGGAGAAATAATCCCCATCGATGGCAAGACGATTAGAGGTTCTTATGACCGAAATCAAGGTAAATCAGCACTTCATGTTATTAGTGCTTGGTCAAGTGAACAACACCTAGTTCTAGCACAGATGAAAGTAGAAGATAAATCCAATGAAATTACGGCGATTCCGGCATTATTGGAATTGCTAGATATCACAGGAGCTATCATTACTATTGATGCAATGGGAACACAAACCGAAATTGCCAAAAAGATTATCGACAAAAAAGCAGATTATGTCCTGGCACTTAAAGCTAATCATCCCACTCTCTGTTCTCAGGTGAGAGAATGGTTTGAAACCGCTCTCGCCGATAATTTTCAAGGGATTGATATCAGTTATGATAAACGGATTGAGAAAGGACATCACCGCACCGAAATTCGTGAGGTTTGGACTGTTCCTGTGACTGCAATTGGTAAGCTTTATCAACCTAAATTATGGGTAGGACTCCAAAGTGTGGTTATGGTCGTCCGCGTGCGTCATCTTTGGAATAAAACTACCCGTGAGGTTCAATTTTATCTCACCTCTTTAAACAGTGATGCTCAACTTATCGGTCGGGCTATCAGAAAACATTGGGGCATTGAAAACGAGGCTCATTGGACACTTGATTGTACTTTTTCCGAAGATGCTTGTCGCATTCGTTCTTTCCATAGTCCTCAGAACTTCTCTGTTTTAAGACGCATTGCTCTTAATGCTCTCAACCGTGAACAGTCCTACAAACGTAGTCTCCGTCAAAAAATGAAACGCACCGCTATGGATAACGATTATATGATTCAAGTTCTTAGTTCTTGTTTCATTACCAATACATTAGATTCTTCTGATTCCTTGTGTCAAGCCTGA
- a CDS encoding D-alanyl-D-alanine carboxypeptidase family protein, with translation MFLIGVFLNLYAFTLFIKPKSPISQTSYKVERELTVNPSSVTDISPKVTLSKKINQLESNKTKLGHFLYAEGDFSQMLIVASYAPHEYQRFERLAPEAALALMKLIYAARNEGVWIIPVSGFRSVAAQEKLFQKQIEKQGSPEKAAKLSAPPGYSEHATGYAIDLADGNFPKQDITNQFAETKAFQWLTLHAKEFGFEMSFPKNNPQGVSYEPWHWRYIGSSHAAAIFTNAKNSRF, from the coding sequence ATGTTTTTAATAGGAGTTTTTCTCAACTTATATGCTTTCACTCTCTTTATAAAGCCAAAATCACCTATCTCTCAGACTTCTTATAAAGTTGAACGGGAGTTAACCGTTAATCCTTCTTCGGTTACAGATATTTCACCTAAAGTTACACTCTCAAAAAAAATTAACCAATTAGAATCTAATAAGACGAAATTAGGTCATTTTCTATACGCGGAGGGTGATTTTAGTCAAATGCTAATTGTTGCCAGCTATGCCCCGCATGAGTATCAAAGATTTGAGAGACTTGCTCCAGAAGCAGCATTAGCACTAATGAAACTAATCTATGCAGCACGGAATGAAGGAGTATGGATTATTCCAGTATCAGGTTTCCGCAGTGTCGCTGCTCAAGAAAAACTTTTTCAAAAACAGATTGAAAAACAAGGTTCACCTGAAAAGGCTGCCAAGTTAAGCGCACCACCAGGGTATAGTGAACACGCCACAGGTTATGCTATTGACCTTGCAGATGGTAATTTTCCCAAACAAGATATAACCAATCAATTTGCCGAAACTAAAGCGTTTCAGTGGTTAACTCTTCACGCTAAAGAGTTTGGTTTTGAGATGTCATTTCCTAAAAATAATCCTCAAGGAGTAAGCTATGAACCTTGGCATTGGCGCTATATTGGTTCATCCCATGCTGCTGCAATATTTACTAATGCAAAAAACTCGCGTTTCTAA